The Micromonospora sp. WMMD961 genome has a segment encoding these proteins:
- a CDS encoding STAS domain-containing protein, with translation MSLSIVKSVLSGGVVEIAPRGEIDVDTAYEVREAIAEVLAKGRPLRIELNMRLVTFIDSVGISAMVAGFQTAEVSDVKLVVTEPSRFVHRQLWVTGLLGLFGAPEPYFAGAATPEVLPGA, from the coding sequence GTGAGCCTGTCGATCGTGAAGTCGGTTTTGTCCGGTGGTGTCGTGGAGATCGCCCCGCGGGGTGAGATCGACGTAGACACAGCGTACGAGGTGCGCGAAGCGATCGCGGAGGTGCTGGCCAAGGGCCGACCCCTGCGCATCGAGCTCAACATGAGGCTGGTCACCTTCATCGACTCCGTCGGCATCAGCGCCATGGTCGCCGGCTTCCAGACGGCTGAGGTCAGCGACGTCAAGCTGGTGGTCACCGAACCGAGCCGGTTCGTGCACCGGCAGCTCTGGGTGACCGGCCTGCTCGGCCTGTTCGGTGCCCCGGAGCCCTACTTCGCCGGTGCCGCCACCCCCGAGGTGCTGCCCGGCGCCTGA
- a CDS encoding 5'/3'-nucleotidase SurE, giving the protein MTLRVLITNDDGIAAPGIQALAWAAVQRGLDVVVAAPLEEASGTSAAMSAMERDGRVVVNDHPLPDLAGVPAYGVGGSPGFITLIALHGAFGPPPSVVLSGINRGANAGRAVLHSGTVGAAFTAATNGCRAMAVSLDVLSAGEATAASGGAAVDAAARVRDAERHWSTAARVALDLLPRLTSAPIESVLNVNAPDLPHERLRGVRRGALASFGQVQMTVAESGHGFVRTSLEEPGQAAQPGTDVALLAAGYASVTAIRAVSEATDVDLTGLDEQP; this is encoded by the coding sequence ATGACCCTGCGGGTGCTCATCACCAACGACGACGGCATCGCTGCGCCGGGCATCCAGGCACTCGCCTGGGCGGCCGTGCAGCGCGGCCTGGACGTGGTGGTCGCCGCGCCGCTGGAGGAGGCGAGCGGCACCAGCGCCGCGATGAGCGCCATGGAACGGGATGGACGGGTCGTCGTGAACGACCACCCGCTACCGGACCTCGCGGGAGTGCCGGCGTACGGAGTCGGCGGCTCCCCCGGCTTCATCACGCTGATCGCCCTGCACGGCGCGTTCGGCCCACCGCCGTCGGTGGTGCTTTCCGGCATCAACCGTGGCGCCAACGCCGGCCGAGCGGTGCTGCACTCGGGAACGGTGGGGGCCGCGTTCACCGCGGCCACGAACGGGTGCCGCGCGATGGCGGTCTCCCTCGACGTGCTCTCCGCGGGTGAGGCGACCGCGGCGAGCGGCGGCGCTGCCGTGGATGCCGCCGCCCGGGTACGGGACGCCGAACGGCACTGGAGCACCGCCGCGCGGGTCGCGCTGGATCTGCTCCCCCGGTTGACCTCCGCGCCGATCGAGAGCGTGCTGAACGTGAACGCACCGGACCTGCCGCACGAGCGGCTGCGCGGCGTGCGTCGGGGCGCGCTGGCCAGCTTCGGTCAGGTGCAGATGACGGTGGCCGAATCCGGCCACGGCTTCGTGCGTACCTCGCTGGAGGAGCCGGGGCAGGCCGCGCAGCCCGGCACGGACGTGGCGTTGCTGGCCGCCGGGTACGCCTCGGTGACGGCCATCCGGGCGGTCAGCGAGGCGACCGACGTCGACCTGACCGGGCTGGACGAACAACCGTGA
- a CDS encoding PfkB family carbohydrate kinase, which yields MDGDDPAGGHVMVFAPTPQLTVTVDQPNEHPELHLHPGGQGVWQARMVISLGVDVVLCAALGGEIGQVLEPLLVSEGVDLKVVVRDSGSGGYVHDRRGGSRQEIADVPGQPLSRHELDELYNLALGEGLRAAVSILSGPNAPWLVPADLYRRFAADLGANGGRVVVDLSGDHLSAVLESGVFFLKVSHEELIRDGRARTDDSVELTRAMYELHAAGAETVVVSRADQPALALIDGELFEVEMPRLEAADPRGAGDSMTAGVAAIVASGGDIRTAIRTGAAAGALNVTRHGLGTGRLDSINGLVDRVRLVPADSRQQERTTPDELADRVVDR from the coding sequence ATGGACGGCGACGATCCGGCGGGCGGCCACGTGATGGTCTTCGCGCCCACTCCACAGCTGACGGTGACTGTGGACCAGCCCAACGAACACCCCGAGCTGCACCTGCACCCCGGCGGGCAGGGCGTCTGGCAGGCCCGGATGGTGATCTCCCTCGGTGTCGACGTGGTGCTCTGCGCCGCCCTCGGCGGTGAGATCGGCCAGGTGTTGGAGCCGCTCCTGGTCAGCGAGGGCGTCGACCTGAAGGTGGTGGTCCGTGACTCCGGCAGCGGCGGGTACGTGCACGACCGCCGGGGCGGATCCCGGCAGGAGATCGCCGACGTACCCGGGCAGCCGTTGAGCCGACACGAACTCGACGAGCTGTACAACCTCGCCCTCGGGGAGGGCCTGCGGGCGGCGGTGAGCATCCTCAGCGGACCGAACGCGCCGTGGCTCGTCCCCGCCGACCTGTACCGGCGTTTCGCTGCGGACCTCGGCGCGAACGGCGGTCGGGTGGTGGTCGACCTCTCCGGCGATCATCTCTCCGCGGTGCTGGAGAGCGGCGTGTTCTTCCTCAAGGTGAGCCACGAGGAGTTGATCCGCGACGGCCGCGCCCGCACCGACGACAGCGTGGAACTGACCCGGGCCATGTACGAGCTGCACGCGGCCGGTGCCGAGACGGTGGTGGTGAGCCGGGCCGACCAGCCGGCGCTCGCGCTCATCGACGGGGAACTGTTCGAGGTCGAGATGCCCCGCCTGGAGGCCGCCGACCCGCGTGGCGCGGGCGACTCGATGACCGCCGGGGTCGCCGCCATCGTGGCCAGCGGCGGGGACATCCGGACCGCCATCCGGACCGGCGCTGCGGCCGGCGCGCTGAACGTGACCCGGCACGGCCTGGGTACCGGGCGGCTGGACTCGATCAACGGCCTGGTGGATCGGGTCCGACTGGTGCCGGCGGACAGCCGGCAACAGGAGCGGACCACCCCCGACGAGTTGGCCGACCGGGTGGTCGACCGATGA
- a CDS encoding SRPBCC family protein translates to MLSSDTFSYTVQARCSPAEAAALLSDLTRQGELHPLIVRVRRVPPRPGAQASYTINDRLAAGPLRLRTTYHADVLISEADEIVMVARQWPATTVRNHTRLRAEPDGLVRIDVEITLTAPTPLFRYAFRQARAAHLALATRLGAALDRADNPPPAA, encoded by the coding sequence GTGCTCAGCAGCGATACCTTCAGCTACACCGTCCAGGCCCGGTGCTCACCCGCCGAGGCGGCGGCGCTGCTCAGCGACCTGACCCGGCAGGGCGAGCTGCACCCGCTCATCGTCCGGGTCCGCCGGGTGCCACCCCGTCCCGGCGCCCAGGCCAGCTACACGATCAACGACCGGTTGGCGGCCGGGCCGCTGCGCCTCCGGACCACCTACCACGCGGACGTGCTGATCAGCGAGGCCGACGAGATCGTCATGGTGGCCCGCCAGTGGCCGGCCACCACGGTACGCAACCACACCCGGCTGCGCGCCGAGCCGGACGGCCTGGTCCGGATCGACGTGGAGATCACTCTGACCGCGCCGACGCCGCTGTTCCGCTACGCGTTTCGCCAGGCCCGAGCCGCCCACCTCGCCCTGGCCACCCGGCTGGGCGCGGCCCTCGACCGCGCCGACAACCCCCCGCCCGCCGCCTGA
- a CDS encoding redoxin domain-containing protein: MSDPNGLIQPGHAAPGFTLPATPDGDLVGPEQFRGRPVVLAFYPADWSPVCGDQMSLYQSAAPVFAQYQAVVLGLSVDGIWSHRAFAQSQGIEFPLLADFEPKGEVARAYGAYQPRGEAARALVVLDPAGTVAWSYLSPPEVNPGADGIFDALDQLAADRKVTTG; the protein is encoded by the coding sequence ATGAGTGATCCGAACGGGTTGATCCAACCGGGACACGCCGCCCCCGGCTTCACCCTGCCGGCCACCCCGGACGGGGACCTGGTGGGGCCTGAGCAGTTCCGGGGCCGACCGGTCGTGCTCGCCTTCTACCCCGCCGACTGGAGCCCGGTCTGCGGTGACCAGATGTCGCTCTACCAGTCCGCGGCACCCGTCTTCGCGCAGTACCAGGCGGTCGTGCTCGGCCTCTCGGTGGACGGCATCTGGTCGCACCGGGCGTTCGCGCAGAGCCAGGGCATCGAGTTCCCACTGCTGGCCGACTTCGAGCCCAAGGGAGAGGTGGCCCGTGCCTACGGCGCGTACCAGCCGCGGGGTGAGGCCGCCCGCGCGCTCGTGGTCCTCGACCCGGCCGGGACGGTGGCCTGGAGCTACCTCTCGCCGCCCGAGGTGAACCCGGGCGCCGACGGCATCTTCGACGCACTGGACCAACTCGCCGCCGACCGGAAGGTGACGACCGGATGA
- a CDS encoding BON domain-containing protein: protein MAIAEISRTDQDIQSAVLDELTWEPRVQPHEIGVTVAEGVVTLTGRVDSYAKKWAAERAAHRVAQVRAVANDLAVQLATGAERTDRDLAAAASHALEWDAFVPIEKLQVTVSAGWVTLHGDVEWEYQRRAAERAVGRLTGVRGVSNGIAVQPAAAPDGRNLAERIVDALARAGATEAERISVRVHGDTAVLAGLVHSMPERAEVEQVAWSAPGIREVQNHIAVTPVLR from the coding sequence ATGGCCATCGCGGAGATCAGCCGCACCGACCAGGACATCCAGTCCGCCGTACTCGACGAGCTGACCTGGGAACCGCGGGTGCAGCCGCACGAGATCGGCGTGACCGTCGCCGAGGGCGTCGTCACGCTGACCGGCCGGGTGGACAGCTATGCGAAGAAGTGGGCTGCCGAACGCGCCGCGCACCGGGTCGCCCAGGTCCGGGCCGTCGCCAACGACCTGGCCGTACAACTGGCCACCGGCGCGGAGCGCACCGACCGCGACCTGGCCGCCGCCGCCAGCCACGCACTGGAATGGGATGCGTTCGTGCCCATCGAGAAGCTCCAGGTCACCGTCTCGGCCGGTTGGGTGACGCTGCACGGCGACGTCGAGTGGGAGTACCAGCGCCGCGCCGCCGAACGGGCGGTCGGCCGGCTGACCGGCGTACGCGGGGTGAGCAACGGCATCGCCGTCCAACCGGCCGCCGCGCCGGACGGTCGAAACCTGGCCGAGCGGATCGTCGACGCCCTCGCCCGAGCCGGGGCGACCGAGGCCGAACGGATCAGCGTCCGGGTGCACGGCGACACGGCGGTGCTCGCCGGACTGGTGCACTCGATGCCCGAGCGGGCCGAGGTCGAGCAGGTGGCGTGGTCCGCGCCCGGCATCCGCGAGGTGCAGAACCACATCGCGGTCACCCCGGTGCTGCGTTGA
- a CDS encoding carbonic anhydrase, whose amino-acid sequence MGGTPGQGRQAGGTPRAALADLLAGNRRFVSGQPIHGHDVTAAAAASGDQQPYAVVLGCIDSRVPLEAIFDQTFGAICVIRTGGHVLDRAVCGSIEYVVGQLGVPLVMVLGHERCGAVGAAVDALRAGERPGGSLAYLVDEIAPAVTEVGIDDPAVHPLAIRQHVRGTVRALRADDLLAGPVATGRVAIVGGLYNLATGEVALLDPG is encoded by the coding sequence ATGGGTGGGACGCCGGGTCAGGGACGGCAGGCCGGCGGCACGCCCCGCGCCGCGCTGGCCGACCTGCTCGCCGGGAACCGGCGGTTCGTCAGCGGCCAGCCGATCCACGGGCACGACGTCACGGCCGCAGCCGCCGCCTCCGGTGACCAGCAGCCGTACGCGGTGGTGCTCGGCTGCATCGACTCGCGGGTGCCGCTGGAGGCGATCTTCGACCAGACGTTCGGGGCGATCTGCGTGATCCGTACCGGAGGGCACGTGCTCGACCGGGCGGTGTGCGGCTCCATCGAGTACGTGGTCGGGCAGCTGGGCGTACCGCTGGTGATGGTCCTCGGCCACGAGCGGTGCGGTGCGGTGGGTGCCGCGGTGGACGCGCTGCGCGCCGGGGAACGGCCCGGGGGGTCGCTGGCGTACCTGGTGGACGAGATCGCCCCGGCGGTGACCGAGGTCGGGATCGACGACCCGGCGGTGCACCCGCTGGCCATTCGCCAGCACGTCCGCGGCACGGTCCGCGCGCTGCGCGCCGACGACCTGCTGGCCGGGCCGGTGGCCACCGGCCGGGTGGCGATTGTCGGCGGCCTCTACAACCTGGCCACCGGCGAGGTAGCCCTCCTCGACCCCGGCTGA
- a CDS encoding DUF3145 domain-containing protein → MPTRGVVYVHSTPLAVCSHVEWAIARVLAAPVNLQWTAQPVDPGARRAECGWTGRPGTGAELAAALRQWPMIRFEVTEEPSPGADGERFMYVPARGLFRATVGVAGDIQLGEDRLRALMAASRAPEALAHALDKALGTAWDADLEPYRYAGDGAPVTLLTRVG, encoded by the coding sequence GTGCCAACGCGTGGCGTCGTATACGTCCACTCGACCCCGCTCGCCGTGTGCTCGCACGTCGAGTGGGCGATCGCGCGCGTCCTAGCCGCGCCGGTCAACCTGCAGTGGACGGCTCAGCCCGTCGACCCCGGCGCACGCCGGGCCGAGTGCGGGTGGACCGGTCGTCCGGGGACGGGCGCCGAGCTGGCTGCTGCCCTACGGCAGTGGCCCATGATCCGTTTCGAGGTCACCGAGGAGCCGAGTCCCGGCGCCGACGGTGAACGCTTCATGTACGTGCCGGCCCGTGGTCTGTTCCGGGCCACTGTCGGCGTGGCCGGCGACATCCAACTCGGCGAGGACCGGCTCCGGGCGCTGATGGCTGCCTCCCGGGCTCCGGAGGCGCTGGCGCACGCCCTCGACAAGGCGCTGGGCACCGCGTGGGACGCTGACCTGGAGCCCTACCGCTACGCCGGCGACGGCGCGCCGGTGACCTTGCTCACCCGGGTCGGCTGA
- a CDS encoding AAA family ATPase, which translates to MTDQTGLEQEIAVEQRHLDRVYARLAELRQSAVRAERDGYRMARVGTHGALVERDAMVFHAAQRRHTLDAEHEGLVFGRLDLRDRQVLHVGRLGIRDEDARTLVVDWRAPAAAAFYQATPAQPLDVVRRRTIQSRAERVTRIEDDLLDPGAAPEGMTVVGDGALLATLSKATGRGMRDIVATIQREQDEAIRSPGSGVTIVAGGPGTGKTAVALHRAAFLLYSDRSRYAGGGILVVGPSSVFVEYIGSVLPSLGEDTATLHSLGTLFPGMTATRPDPPEVAAVKGSLRMRRVLERAARDAVPGGPAELRLLYRGTLLRLDRTTLDRIRDRALHRGARRNEVRRAGFDGVFAALWAQAREVGITRLPEQRAFEAEIAERSEFREFLKAWWPRLHPRHVLGWLTQPDRLRRYAGGILSNAEIRMLTAAYRDLDSTGLTIADIALLDELDALLGKPAQPARARRDPFQLAGGVRELSTAADRQRAARAAARERPEDYRDYAHVVVDEAQDVSPMQWRMIGRRGRLASWTVVGDPAQTAWTGDPDELDRARDQALGRRKRHDFTLTTNYRNSSEIFAVAAAEIRRLYPDLPLPTAVRSTGIDPVELVVPPTGLATATVQAATELLAEVEGTVGVITPVPRRDEVAGWLDALDAPRLQVVTSLEAKGMEYDGVVLVAPSEIRADPGAGVRTLYVALSRATQRLTTIDPTG; encoded by the coding sequence TTGACCGACCAGACCGGCCTGGAGCAGGAGATCGCCGTCGAGCAACGCCACCTCGACCGGGTGTACGCGCGGTTGGCCGAGCTGCGGCAGTCGGCGGTCCGCGCCGAGCGCGACGGCTACCGGATGGCCCGGGTGGGCACGCACGGCGCGTTGGTCGAGCGCGACGCGATGGTGTTCCACGCGGCGCAGCGGCGGCACACCCTGGACGCCGAGCACGAGGGGCTGGTCTTCGGCCGGCTGGACCTGCGCGACCGTCAGGTGCTGCACGTCGGGCGGCTCGGCATCCGGGACGAGGACGCCCGCACGCTGGTCGTCGACTGGCGGGCGCCGGCCGCCGCCGCCTTCTACCAGGCCACCCCGGCGCAGCCGCTGGACGTGGTGCGTCGCCGTACGATCCAGTCCCGCGCCGAACGGGTCACCCGGATCGAGGACGACCTGCTGGACCCGGGCGCCGCCCCGGAGGGGATGACTGTCGTCGGTGACGGCGCCCTGCTGGCCACCCTGTCCAAGGCCACCGGCCGGGGCATGCGGGACATCGTGGCGACCATCCAGCGGGAGCAGGACGAGGCGATCCGCTCGCCCGGCTCCGGGGTGACGATCGTCGCGGGCGGCCCCGGCACCGGCAAGACAGCTGTCGCGCTGCACAGGGCCGCGTTCCTGCTCTACTCCGACCGCAGCCGGTACGCGGGCGGCGGCATCCTGGTGGTGGGCCCGTCGTCGGTCTTCGTGGAGTACATCGGCTCGGTGCTGCCGTCGCTCGGTGAGGACACCGCGACCCTGCACTCGCTGGGCACCCTCTTCCCGGGGATGACCGCCACCCGCCCCGATCCGCCGGAGGTGGCGGCGGTGAAGGGTTCACTGCGGATGCGTCGGGTGCTGGAGCGGGCGGCCCGGGACGCGGTGCCGGGTGGCCCGGCTGAGCTGCGCCTGCTCTACCGGGGCACGCTGCTGCGGCTGGACCGGACGACGCTGGACCGGATCCGGGACCGCGCGCTGCACCGGGGCGCCCGACGCAACGAGGTGCGCCGGGCCGGTTTCGACGGGGTGTTCGCCGCGCTCTGGGCGCAGGCCCGTGAGGTGGGCATCACCCGACTGCCGGAGCAGCGGGCCTTCGAGGCGGAGATCGCCGAGCGGTCGGAGTTCCGGGAATTCCTCAAGGCCTGGTGGCCTCGTCTGCACCCTCGGCACGTGCTCGGCTGGCTGACCCAGCCGGACCGGCTGCGTCGCTACGCCGGGGGCATCCTCTCCAACGCGGAGATCCGGATGCTCACCGCCGCGTACCGGGACCTCGACTCGACCGGGCTGACCATCGCCGACATCGCGCTGCTGGACGAGTTGGACGCGCTGCTCGGCAAGCCCGCGCAGCCGGCCCGGGCCCGTCGCGACCCGTTCCAGCTGGCTGGCGGCGTTCGGGAGCTGAGCACCGCGGCCGACCGGCAGCGGGCCGCCCGGGCCGCGGCCCGGGAGCGTCCGGAGGACTACCGGGACTACGCCCACGTGGTGGTCGACGAGGCACAGGACGTCTCACCGATGCAGTGGCGGATGATCGGTCGCCGTGGTCGGCTGGCTTCGTGGACCGTGGTGGGTGACCCGGCGCAGACCGCGTGGACCGGCGACCCGGACGAACTGGACCGCGCTCGGGACCAGGCACTGGGCCGGCGCAAGCGGCACGATTTCACGCTCACCACCAACTACCGCAACTCCTCGGAGATCTTCGCGGTGGCGGCGGCGGAGATCCGGCGGCTCTACCCGGACCTGCCGCTGCCGACCGCCGTCCGCTCCACCGGGATCGATCCGGTCGAGCTGGTGGTGCCCCCGACGGGGTTGGCGACCGCGACCGTGCAGGCCGCCACCGAGCTGCTGGCCGAGGTGGAGGGCACGGTCGGCGTGATCACGCCGGTGCCGCGTCGGGACGAGGTGGCCGGTTGGCTCGACGCGCTCGACGCGCCGAGGTTGCAGGTGGTCACCAGCCTGGAGGCCAAGGGCATGGAGTACGACGGAGTCGTGCTGGTCGCCCCGAGCGAGATCCGGGCGGATCCGGGTGCCGGGGTACGCACCCTGTACGTGGCGCTGTCCCGGGCCACCCAGCGCCTCACCACCATCGACCCGACCGGCTGA
- a CDS encoding DsbA family protein, with protein sequence MTTPLQVTARLRDPVTAEDHVRGPADAAVTVVEYGDFQCQFCGAAYPNLHELLRQRADTVRLVYRYFPIANVHPYAERAAETAEAAGVRGRFWEMHDWLYEHQDQLDPVHLSLGVEQVGLPPEELNAEVEARAHADRVRRDFVGGIRSGVNGTPTLFVNGVRHDGGYDLPDLLTAVDAAGNA encoded by the coding sequence ATGACCACGCCACTGCAGGTCACCGCCCGACTCCGGGATCCGGTGACCGCCGAGGACCACGTCCGAGGGCCGGCCGACGCCGCGGTCACCGTCGTCGAGTACGGCGACTTCCAGTGCCAGTTCTGCGGTGCGGCGTACCCGAATCTGCACGAGTTGTTGCGGCAGCGGGCCGACACCGTACGGCTGGTCTACCGGTACTTCCCGATCGCCAACGTGCACCCGTACGCCGAACGCGCCGCCGAGACGGCCGAGGCCGCCGGGGTGCGGGGGCGGTTCTGGGAGATGCACGACTGGCTCTACGAGCACCAGGACCAGCTCGACCCGGTGCACCTCTCGCTCGGTGTCGAGCAGGTCGGGTTGCCCCCGGAGGAGTTGAACGCCGAGGTGGAGGCCCGTGCGCACGCGGACCGCGTACGCCGGGACTTCGTGGGCGGCATCCGCAGCGGAGTGAACGGCACACCCACCCTGTTCGTCAACGGCGTCCGGCACGACGGCGGCTACGACCTGCCCGACCTGCTGACGGCCGTGGACGCCGCCGGCAACGCCTGA
- a CDS encoding alpha/beta hydrolase produces MPERFEVAMPDGVRLNVEVTGPTDAQVTAVLLHGWTLDGRAWHRQVDALTAAPVDGAVRVVAYDARGHGRSSCMALPTATLAQLGDDLATLIDTVAPTGPVLLVGHSMGGMTIMEYAHRHPTHFAARTAGLVFVSTTAEGHAHTVYGLSPRIARLIRLAETTGAGVLARCGSWRAPRALLNALRPSIRWMLFGDRCESSDLRLVTSAVARASLRSIGGFRASIGAQHRLDTLAALAHLPAAALVGDRDRLTPPPCAESIAAALPATELTVCPGAGHMLMMERPDEVNAALTAVLRRVLGETPSRGLGATPAASGA; encoded by the coding sequence ATGCCGGAACGGTTCGAGGTTGCCATGCCGGACGGCGTACGGCTCAACGTCGAGGTGACGGGGCCGACGGACGCCCAGGTGACGGCTGTCCTGCTGCACGGTTGGACGCTGGATGGGCGCGCCTGGCACCGGCAGGTCGACGCGCTCACCGCCGCGCCGGTCGACGGGGCGGTGCGGGTGGTCGCCTACGACGCGCGGGGGCACGGCCGCTCCAGCTGCATGGCGCTGCCCACGGCCACCCTGGCCCAGCTCGGCGACGACCTGGCCACGCTGATCGACACGGTGGCGCCGACCGGGCCGGTGCTCCTGGTCGGGCACTCGATGGGCGGCATGACGATCATGGAGTACGCCCACCGCCATCCCACGCACTTCGCCGCCCGTACGGCCGGGCTGGTCTTCGTCTCGACCACCGCCGAGGGGCACGCGCACACCGTCTACGGGCTGTCGCCGCGGATCGCCCGGCTGATCCGGCTGGCCGAGACCACCGGTGCCGGCGTGTTGGCCCGGTGCGGTTCGTGGCGGGCGCCCCGGGCGCTGCTGAACGCGCTGCGACCGAGCATCCGCTGGATGCTCTTCGGGGACCGCTGCGAGTCGTCCGACCTCCGCCTGGTGACCTCGGCGGTGGCCCGTGCCTCGCTGCGCTCGATCGGCGGGTTCCGCGCCTCCATCGGCGCCCAGCACCGCCTGGACACGCTCGCCGCGCTGGCCCATCTGCCGGCCGCCGCGCTGGTCGGCGACCGGGACCGGCTGACGCCACCGCCGTGCGCCGAGTCGATCGCGGCGGCTCTCCCGGCCACCGAGCTGACCGTCTGCCCCGGTGCCGGGCACATGCTGATGATGGAGCGCCCGGACGAGGTCAACGCCGCGCTCACCGCCGTCCTGCGTCGGGTGCTCGGCGAAACGCCGTCCCGCGGCCTCGGCGCGACTCCCGCCGCGAGCGGTGCCTGA
- a CDS encoding cation diffusion facilitator family transporter — protein sequence MGAGHDHHHGSVANAAHQHRGRLWAAFGLLATLMVVEAVTALHTGSLALLSDAGHMFTDVLGIGMALAAITATRRATGDPQRTFGLYRLEVLAALANAVLLSGVAVYVVIEAIRRFGNPHEVITGPMLAVAVLGLLANVVAFALLRSAARESINIQGAYLEVLGDLLGSVGVIGAALLITVTDWWWADPLVAVAIGVFILPRTWRLARAAIRILVQAAPEHLQVTAVHDRLAAVPGVVEVHDLHVWTLTSGMDVASAHLTMEPGAEVGAVLTAARTALHDDFRIEHATLQIEPGAASGACGSTEW from the coding sequence GTGGGCGCAGGTCATGACCACCACCACGGGTCCGTCGCCAATGCCGCACACCAGCACCGGGGTCGACTCTGGGCGGCATTCGGACTGCTCGCCACCCTGATGGTGGTCGAGGCGGTGACCGCCCTGCACACCGGATCGCTCGCCCTGCTCTCCGACGCCGGGCACATGTTCACCGACGTGCTCGGCATCGGGATGGCACTCGCCGCGATCACCGCGACCCGGCGGGCCACCGGCGACCCGCAGCGCACCTTCGGGCTCTACCGACTCGAGGTGCTCGCCGCGCTGGCCAACGCCGTCCTGCTCTCCGGCGTCGCGGTCTACGTGGTGATCGAGGCGATCCGCCGCTTCGGCAACCCGCACGAGGTCATCACCGGCCCGATGCTCGCGGTGGCCGTGCTCGGCCTGCTCGCGAACGTCGTCGCCTTCGCCCTGCTCCGCTCCGCCGCACGGGAGAGCATCAACATCCAGGGCGCCTACCTGGAGGTGCTCGGCGACCTGCTCGGCTCGGTCGGCGTGATCGGCGCGGCGCTGCTCATCACCGTCACCGACTGGTGGTGGGCCGACCCGCTGGTCGCCGTCGCCATCGGCGTGTTCATCCTGCCGCGCACCTGGCGGCTGGCCCGGGCAGCCATCCGCATCCTGGTGCAGGCCGCACCGGAACACCTCCAGGTGACCGCCGTGCACGACCGGCTGGCCGCGGTCCCCGGCGTGGTCGAGGTGCACGACCTGCACGTCTGGACGCTCACCTCGGGCATGGACGTGGCCTCCGCACACCTGACCATGGAGCCCGGCGCGGAGGTCGGCGCGGTGCTCACCGCCGCGCGCACCGCCCTGCACGACGACTTCCGGATCGAGCACGCGACCCTGCAGATCGAGCCGGGCGCCGCTTCCGGGGCGTGCGGCTCCACTGAGTGGTGA